One Drosophila kikkawai strain 14028-0561.14 chromosome 3L, DkikHiC1v2, whole genome shotgun sequence genomic window carries:
- the LOC108071609 gene encoding golgin subfamily A member 5 produces MSCWVPGLSQSESEITLEKSVFQEEASNDSQLEESYQQLERMKQRVLQMKSKLVHTLSKESGSDQVPFQSDNANLREIQLETLQGFQQIEVVKSRLRETTEELSLVSERIEESRCCADKLMKQLDEVPKWIEEHKHQVEVCLERHNELDTSYCSDLDYRSQIQPLQRTLKNLYRARVPLRCYKIEHMDMRNRLKRTLHLLHQTRRKLMHAIRKMNKTLESAKTSHMLISLVDPPEKLKTVEHQLKEQESGLLARPSWISRLPKLEYESTHSLKQLVTEITHNNRN; encoded by the exons ATGTCTTGCTGGGTCCCGGGCTTATCCCAAAGTGAGAGCGAAATAACCCTGGAGAAGAGCGTCTTCCAGGAGGAGGCTAGCAATGACTCCCAACTCGAAGAGTCCTATCAGCAGCTGGAAAGGATGAAACAgcgtgtgctgcagatgaaAAGTAAGTTAGTTCACACTCTAAGCAAGGAATCGGGATCAGATCAAGTGCCCTTTCAATCGGACAATGCCAACTTGAGGGAGATCCAGCTGGAGACCTTGCAGGGCTTCCAGCAAATCGAGGTGGTTAAGAGCCGCCTCAGGGAGACCACCGAAGAGCTGAGCTTGGTGAGTGAGCGGATTGAGGAGTCTAGATGTTGCGCGGATAAGCTGATGAAGCAGCTGGACGAGGTGCCCAAGTGGATAGAGGAGCACAAGCATCAGGTGGAAGTGTGCCTGGAGCGGCACAACGAGCTGGACACCAGCTACTGCAGCGACTTGGACTACAGGTCCCAAATACAGCCACTCCAAAGGACACTGAAGAACTTGTATCGCGCTAGG GTCCCCTTGAGATGTTACAAGATCGAGCACATGGACATGAGAAACCGCTTGAAACGAACCCTACATTTGCTGCACCAGACCCGCCGGAAGCTGATGCATGCCATTCGGAAAATGAATAAGACCCTGGAGTCGGCCAAGACTTCACATATGCTGATCTCCCTTGTGGACCCACCCGAAAAGCTGAAGACCGTCGAACATCAGCTCAAAGAGCAGGAGAGTGGCTTGCTGGCCAGACCCTCCTGGATTTCGCGACTGCCCAAACTCGAATATGAATCGACGCACTCCCTAAAACAATTGGTCACCGAAATCACACACAATAATCGGAACTAA